Genomic segment of Arachnia propionica:
CAGTGACCGGGCCGTGGGACGACGACTATCTGGCCCGGATGGCTCTCGTCGGGCTGATGCACGTCGCCAAACGGGTCACGAACCCGACGATGCTGGCGGCCTCCGACCACGTGGTGCAACTGATCGCGGACGCGTCGGTTGCCTTCGGGATCCCCGACGAGGAGCGGCGGGCGCTGCTGGATGCCGTCGGCAGGGTCGCCGGCACCGTTCGGGTGGTAATCGCGTGGAGCCACGAGCGCGCGGTCAGTGCCGCCCTGTACGAGGCGGCTGGGATGCCGGAGGGGCTGCTGGCCAGGCTGCGCGACCAGGAGGTCGGCGCGTTTCTCGAACGGGCCCGCGCCGAGCTGAACCTGTAGCGTGATGCCATGATGCGACTGCGAAGCGACGTGCGTGCCTGGCTGACCGACATGGACGGGGTCCTGGTGCACGAGGAACAGGCGCTTCCCGGGGCCCAAGAGTTGATCTCCCAGTGGACCCGCACGGAAACGCCGTTCCTGGTGCTGACGAACAACTCGATCTTCACCCCCCGCGACCTCTCGGCACGGCTGCGGGACTCCGGGCTGGAGGTGCCCGAGGACCACATCTGGACCTCGGCCCTGGCCACCGCCACCTTCCTGGAGCAGCAGCAGCCGGGGGCGTCGGTGTACGTGATCGGCGAGGCCGGCACCATAACCGCTCTTCACGAGGCCGGTTTCGTGCTCACCGACCGCAATCCGGATTTCGTGGTCATCGGGGAAACCCGGACCTATTCGTTCGAGTCGATCACTCGCGCAATCCGGTTGATCGACGCGGGGTCGCGTTTCATCGTCACCAATCCCGATGCCACCGGTCCCAGCAACGACGGGATATTGCCCGCCACCGGTGCAATCGCCGCTCTCGTGAGCGAGGCGACGCAGAAGAAACCCTATGTGGTGGGGAAACCGAATCCGATGATGTTCCGTTCCGCGCTGAACCGGATAGGCGTGCACAGCGAACACACGGGAATGATCGGCGACCGGATGGACACCGACATCGTCGCCGGAATGGAGGCCGGCCTCCACACCGTCCTGGTGCTCACCGGTATCACCACCCGCGAATCTGCCAAGAAGTTCCCCTTCCGCCCGAGCGAGATAGTGGAGGGCGTGCACGAACTCGTCGAAAAGGATTCAACCGGCGGCGATGGCGAGGAGCGGTAGGGCGGCGGAGGCCAGGGCCAGGAGGGTATCGCGCCAGGTCCAGTGGAGGTCGTGCAGGCGGGTCGGGTGGCGGGTGATGCCGTAGCCGCGGGAGATCATCGCCGCCGACAGGTCCTCCGACATGCGGATTCCGCTGGTCAGCAGCGGCACCATGATGGTGGCGTGGGCCAGGACGCGGCGCACCGGGCCGCGCGAGTCGATGTGCGCTCCCCGGACCTGCTGGGCCTCGGTGATCTGGCGGGAACGCCGCCGCAGGGTGGGGATGAAACGCAGCGCCGTCGTGCACACGAACACCAGCGGGTTCGGCAGCCGGAGGGTGCGCATCAGGGTGGTG
This window contains:
- a CDS encoding HAD-IIA family hydrolase; this encodes MRLRSDVRAWLTDMDGVLVHEEQALPGAQELISQWTRTETPFLVLTNNSIFTPRDLSARLRDSGLEVPEDHIWTSALATATFLEQQQPGASVYVIGEAGTITALHEAGFVLTDRNPDFVVIGETRTYSFESITRAIRLIDAGSRFIVTNPDATGPSNDGILPATGAIAALVSEATQKKPYVVGKPNPMMFRSALNRIGVHSEHTGMIGDRMDTDIVAGMEAGLHTVLVLTGITTRESAKKFPFRPSEIVEGVHELVEKDSTGGDGEER